A section of the Dyella terrae genome encodes:
- a CDS encoding M61 family metallopeptidase, producing the protein MKASRLASAIVASALGLGSLAAHADVPPPQDVAYNGTLKINVDATDIGRRIFRVHEVIPASAGPLTLLYPQWLPGNHSPSGSIDKMAGLKITAGGKELKWTRDPLNVFAFHVDVPAGVDNVEVEFQFLSAQDRSQGRVVMTPEMLNLQWNSVSMYPAGYYASRIKAEVAVKFPTGWQYGSALELASRSGDTVNFKPIDYDDLVDSPIYAGKYFKRVDLDPGAKAPVFLNIVADDPKYLEIKPEQLKLHQNLVQQMYKTYGAHHYDHYDFLLSLSDKMSGNGLEHHRSSENGVSPGYFTEWEKSALGRDLLPHEFNHSWDGKYRRGADLATPNFNVPMQDSLLWVYEGQTQFWGYVMAARSGLWKEEEARDMLAMVAANYDKGRPGLQLWRNIQDTTNDPIIAQRRPLPYRNYQMSEDYYSGGQMIWLDVEGKLRELSGNKKSIDDFAKSFFGMENGKWDVNPYTFDDVVKTLNDIQPYDWAKYLRERLDGHGPLIGGIEASGWKLVYNDKPSGAAKAAEARFGGANLVYSLGLSLGKGGDISDVLWDGPAFKAGLSPGMKLIAVNGKEFSGDAVKDAVTAAAKDKSAPIELLVKNFDQYQTIRIDYHDGLKYPHLERITGKPDRLAELLKSR; encoded by the coding sequence TTGAAAGCTTCGCGCCTCGCTTCCGCCATCGTGGCTTCGGCCCTGGGCCTGGGCAGTCTCGCCGCCCATGCCGACGTACCACCGCCGCAGGATGTGGCTTACAACGGCACGCTCAAGATCAATGTGGACGCCACCGATATCGGTCGTCGCATCTTCCGCGTGCATGAAGTGATTCCGGCGTCGGCCGGTCCGCTGACCCTCCTGTACCCGCAGTGGCTGCCGGGCAACCACTCGCCGAGCGGTTCCATCGACAAGATGGCAGGCCTGAAGATCACGGCCGGTGGCAAGGAGCTGAAGTGGACGCGCGATCCGCTCAATGTCTTCGCTTTCCACGTTGACGTGCCCGCTGGCGTGGACAACGTCGAAGTCGAGTTCCAGTTCCTCTCCGCGCAGGATCGCAGCCAGGGTCGCGTCGTGATGACCCCGGAAATGCTGAACCTGCAGTGGAACTCGGTCAGCATGTACCCGGCCGGCTATTACGCCAGCCGCATCAAGGCCGAAGTGGCCGTCAAGTTCCCGACCGGCTGGCAGTACGGCAGCGCGCTGGAACTGGCTTCGCGCAGCGGCGACACGGTGAACTTCAAGCCGATCGACTATGACGATCTCGTCGATTCGCCGATCTACGCCGGCAAGTACTTCAAGCGCGTCGACCTGGATCCGGGTGCGAAGGCACCGGTGTTCCTGAACATCGTCGCGGATGATCCGAAGTACCTGGAAATCAAGCCCGAACAGCTCAAGCTTCACCAGAACCTGGTGCAGCAGATGTACAAGACCTACGGCGCGCACCACTACGATCATTACGACTTCCTCCTGTCGCTGAGCGACAAGATGAGCGGCAATGGCCTGGAGCATCACCGTTCCAGCGAGAACGGCGTGAGCCCGGGCTACTTCACCGAGTGGGAAAAGAGCGCGCTGGGCCGCGACCTGCTGCCGCATGAGTTCAACCACTCGTGGGACGGCAAGTACCGTCGCGGCGCGGATCTCGCCACGCCGAACTTCAACGTGCCGATGCAGGACAGCCTCCTGTGGGTGTACGAAGGCCAGACCCAGTTCTGGGGCTACGTGATGGCCGCCCGTTCGGGCCTGTGGAAGGAAGAAGAAGCGCGCGACATGCTCGCCATGGTTGCCGCCAACTACGACAAGGGCCGTCCGGGCCTGCAGTTGTGGCGCAACATCCAGGACACGACCAACGATCCGATCATCGCCCAGCGTCGTCCGTTGCCTTACCGCAACTACCAGATGAGCGAGGATTACTATTCGGGCGGCCAGATGATCTGGCTCGACGTCGAAGGCAAGCTGCGTGAGCTGTCGGGCAACAAGAAGTCGATCGACGATTTCGCCAAGTCGTTCTTCGGCATGGAAAACGGCAAATGGGATGTGAATCCCTACACGTTCGACGACGTCGTCAAGACGCTCAACGACATCCAGCCATACGACTGGGCCAAGTACCTGCGCGAGCGCCTTGATGGCCACGGTCCGCTGATCGGCGGCATCGAAGCCAGCGGCTGGAAGCTCGTCTACAACGACAAGCCGTCGGGTGCCGCCAAGGCAGCCGAAGCCCGCTTCGGCGGCGCCAACCTGGTGTATTCGCTGGGTCTGTCGCTGGGCAAGGGCGGTGACATCTCCGACGTGCTGTGGGACGGCCCGGCCTTCAAGGCTGGCCTGTCGCCGGGCATGAAGCTGATCGCCGTCAATGGCAAGGAGTTCTCCGGCGATGCCGTCAAGGACGCCGTGACCGCTGCCGCCAAGGACAAGAGCGCTCCGATCGAACTGCTGGTCAAGAACTTCGACCAGTACCAGACCATCCGCATCGAC